One window from the genome of Candidatus Binatia bacterium encodes:
- a CDS encoding protein kinase: MSLTPGTRLGAYQIVGLLGAGGMGEVYRAQDRRLGRDIAVKVLPADAASSPERLARFEREARTVGGLNHPSIVTLYSVEEADGVRFLTMELVEGQTLSNLVAPGGLPLPKLLDLAVPLADALAAAHARGVIHRDLKPGNVMVTREGRVKVLDFGLAKMMSLDGAAEETSAAVTVEVPLSVDGQVAGTVPYMAPEQLRGEAVDARSDLFALGIILYELAAGRRPFLGTSHAEVTSAILRDTPEALNRIRADVPDDLARIVGRCLEKDPRERIQSALDVSHELRRLRNLLERGASPKPPSVDLASIAVLPFANRSASADDEYFSDGLADELLHVLAKIKGLRVTARTSAFAFKGKQATVAEIGRALNVATLLEGSVRKAGNRIRVSVQLVNVGDSSHLWSETYDRTLEDIFAVQDDIAQSVVKELRATLLGGEDDSDASGEAKADVARATKGRGVDPEARRIVLLARYLLDRMTREDTGKAIEYLREALAMDPSYALAWAELSHAYGVQADMAWAPVAEGYARARDAAERARSLEPELPEGHIEIAWIQAAHDWDFQGANGSFARALELAPENVEALRGAASLARMLGDLERAIPLFQRALEQDPLSAGSYGALGFALQAADRDVEAEAPLRKALELTPGRIKTNAILAVVLCDLGRGEEALAQLAREPHEGFRIWARALVLHRLGHRADSDAALAELIEKHRSECPFQIAEVYGSRGQVDEAFEWLERAYVEKDGGITAMKATRCLRSLHRDPRWRPFLKKMKLET; encoded by the coding sequence GTGAGCCTCACGCCAGGAACCCGGCTCGGCGCGTACCAGATCGTCGGCCTGCTCGGCGCCGGCGGCATGGGGGAGGTCTATCGCGCCCAGGACCGCCGCCTGGGCCGCGACATCGCCGTCAAGGTGCTTCCGGCGGATGCGGCGTCCTCCCCGGAGCGTCTCGCCCGGTTCGAGCGTGAAGCGCGCACCGTCGGCGGGCTCAACCATCCCAGCATCGTCACCCTCTACTCCGTCGAGGAGGCCGACGGCGTCCGCTTCCTCACGATGGAGCTGGTCGAGGGACAGACGCTCTCGAATCTCGTGGCTCCCGGCGGCCTTCCGCTACCGAAGCTCCTCGATCTCGCGGTACCACTCGCCGACGCCCTCGCCGCGGCCCACGCGAGGGGCGTGATCCACCGCGACCTCAAGCCTGGGAACGTGATGGTGACGCGCGAGGGCCGAGTCAAGGTCCTGGACTTCGGCCTCGCGAAGATGATGAGCCTGGATGGCGCCGCCGAGGAAACGAGCGCCGCGGTCACCGTGGAGGTTCCGCTTTCCGTGGACGGTCAGGTGGCGGGGACGGTGCCCTACATGGCCCCCGAACAGCTTCGGGGGGAGGCGGTCGACGCGCGGAGCGACCTGTTCGCCCTGGGCATCATCCTCTACGAGCTCGCGGCGGGGCGCCGGCCGTTCCTCGGAACGAGCCACGCCGAAGTGACGTCGGCCATCCTGCGGGACACGCCGGAGGCGCTGAACCGGATCCGCGCGGATGTCCCCGACGACCTCGCGCGCATCGTAGGCCGATGCCTGGAGAAGGACCCGCGCGAGAGGATTCAATCCGCGCTTGACGTGTCCCACGAGCTTCGCCGTCTGCGGAACCTTCTCGAGCGCGGAGCCTCGCCCAAGCCGCCGTCGGTGGATCTCGCATCGATCGCGGTGCTGCCCTTCGCGAACCGCAGCGCGAGCGCGGACGACGAGTACTTCTCCGACGGGCTCGCGGACGAGCTGCTCCACGTGCTCGCCAAGATCAAGGGACTGCGCGTGACGGCGCGCACCTCGGCGTTCGCGTTCAAGGGAAAGCAGGCGACGGTCGCGGAGATCGGCCGGGCGCTCAACGTGGCGACGCTCCTCGAGGGGAGCGTTCGCAAGGCGGGCAATCGGATCCGCGTGTCGGTCCAGTTGGTGAACGTTGGGGACAGCTCGCATCTCTGGTCGGAAACGTACGACCGGACGCTGGAGGACATCTTCGCGGTCCAGGACGACATCGCGCAGTCGGTGGTGAAGGAGTTGCGCGCGACGCTCCTGGGGGGCGAGGACGACTCCGACGCCAGTGGTGAGGCGAAAGCGGACGTGGCGCGCGCGACCAAGGGGCGCGGGGTGGACCCCGAAGCGCGCCGGATCGTTCTTCTCGCCCGATATCTGCTGGATCGTATGACCCGCGAGGATACCGGGAAGGCCATCGAGTACCTGCGCGAGGCGCTGGCGATGGACCCGTCCTATGCCCTCGCTTGGGCGGAACTGAGCCATGCCTACGGCGTGCAGGCGGACATGGCCTGGGCTCCGGTGGCGGAGGGGTACGCGCGAGCCCGGGATGCGGCCGAGCGGGCGCGGTCTCTGGAACCGGAGCTCCCCGAGGGCCATATCGAGATCGCATGGATCCAAGCCGCACACGATTGGGATTTTCAGGGCGCGAATGGTTCCTTCGCGCGTGCCCTGGAGCTCGCGCCGGAGAACGTCGAGGCGCTCCGAGGGGCCGCCAGTCTGGCCAGGATGCTGGGCGATCTGGAGCGAGCGATCCCCCTGTTCCAGCGCGCGCTGGAGCAGGATCCCCTGAGCGCGGGCAGCTACGGCGCCTTGGGCTTCGCGCTCCAGGCGGCGGATCGCGACGTCGAAGCCGAGGCCCCTCTACGGAAAGCCCTGGAGCTCACGCCGGGAAGAATCAAGACGAACGCCATCCTTGCGGTCGTGCTCTGTGACCTGGGCCGCGGCGAAGAGGCCCTGGCGCAGCTCGCGCGAGAGCCGCATGAGGGGTTCCGGATCTGGGCGCGTGCCCTCGTCCTCCATCGACTCGGCCATCGAGCCGATTCGGACGCGGCGTTGGCCGAGCTGATCGAGAAGCACCGTTCGGAATGCCCCTTCCAGATCGCCGAGGTGTACGGTTCACGCGGCCAGGTGGACGAGGCGTTCGAGTGGCTCGAGCGCGCCTACGTGGAGAAGGACGGCGGAATCACCGCCATGAAGGCGACGCGATGCCTCCGAAGCCTCCACCGCGACCCCAGGTGGCGCCCATTTCTAAAGAAGATGAAGCTGGAAACCTAG
- a CDS encoding FlgD immunoglobulin-like domain containing protein, translated as MHRRKLLVLAVGLALLPATGGRAQMIPLADVRENSADATAFGITDAQFHHPPAPFAYWEDNASAHVDNPDPEGSGFTDAGAYSISEFFPAGINASGGTGGSWQIVPGQYTALSYVNFKFRVDTCFDYKMDAWFTPGDLGSSPDSRVALGASGTNVDYQSTTSETHQTGRLPAGTYELEGKSYIISDQENTSGPVYSIIWTCTPCSATLVRSHPVDRTVACGGTATFSVVPTTPVPPGLTYQWRKNLVPLANGGNLGGVTTPTLTISSACTSDQGYYDVVLSNGTIVEPSRLAHLGVTTVVTGVDETESGQRPFSIESAGPNPFSATTSFRYAAARPQYARIAIYGASGALVRSLVDGMVSGVGTVTWDGTTRTGSRAPAGIYFMRVDAGSGRETHKVVLLR; from the coding sequence ATGCATCGCAGGAAGCTGCTTGTTCTGGCCGTGGGTCTGGCTCTGCTCCCGGCCACGGGAGGGCGGGCCCAGATGATCCCGCTCGCGGACGTTCGGGAGAACTCGGCCGACGCGACCGCCTTCGGGATCACCGACGCCCAGTTTCATCACCCCCCGGCGCCCTTCGCCTACTGGGAAGACAACGCCTCGGCCCATGTCGACAACCCCGATCCCGAGGGGTCCGGCTTCACCGACGCCGGGGCCTATTCCATCTCGGAGTTCTTCCCGGCGGGCATCAACGCCTCCGGCGGCACGGGTGGGAGCTGGCAGATCGTCCCCGGCCAGTACACCGCGCTCTCCTACGTGAACTTCAAGTTCCGGGTCGATACCTGCTTCGACTACAAGATGGACGCCTGGTTCACCCCGGGAGACCTGGGGTCCTCGCCGGACAGCCGCGTTGCGCTCGGGGCGTCGGGGACCAACGTCGACTACCAGAGCACGACGAGCGAGACTCATCAGACCGGACGCCTTCCCGCGGGCACCTACGAATTGGAAGGAAAGTCGTACATCATTTCGGATCAGGAAAACACGTCCGGCCCCGTCTACTCCATCATCTGGACCTGCACGCCCTGCTCGGCCACGCTCGTCCGATCTCATCCCGTGGATCGCACGGTGGCCTGCGGCGGCACCGCGACGTTTTCCGTCGTGCCGACGACGCCGGTGCCCCCCGGCCTCACCTATCAATGGCGGAAGAACCTCGTCCCGCTTGCGAATGGAGGGAACCTCGGGGGCGTCACGACGCCGACGCTCACCATCTCGAGCGCGTGCACGTCGGACCAGGGCTACTACGACGTCGTCCTGAGCAACGGCACGATCGTGGAGCCGAGCCGGCTCGCGCACCTTGGGGTCACGACGGTGGTGACCGGGGTCGACGAGACCGAGTCGGGGCAACGCCCCTTCTCGATCGAATCGGCGGGGCCCAATCCGTTCAGCGCCACGACGTCGTTCCGCTACGCCGCGGCCAGACCCCAGTACGCGAGAATCGCGATCTACGGCGCTTCGGGCGCGCTCGTTCGATCGCTGGTCGATGGGATGGTTTCGGGCGTGGGCACCGTCACCTGGGACGGCACGACGCGCACGGGGTCACGCGCCCCCGCCGGCATCTACTTCATGCGCGTCGACGCGGGGTCCGGCCGGGAGACGCACAAGGTGGTGCTCCTCCGGTAG
- a CDS encoding SDR family oxidoreductase encodes DWAKVVLVPGLGMITASRDKRGAVTANLCYRAVLETIANAESLGGFRFIPESDVFEFERWPLERRKVDEQDAKERKSLLLSRHVAVVIGGGSGIGRAAARRFAEEGAHVVVADLDAAAADAVAKEVGASHPGRAIGAALDVRDDASIATLIRRTVLEYGGLDSLFYTAGQAPRFAGVTDLRREDLQRQLDVHYLGAVLAVGAAASVLRRQRTGGAIVASVSKAAMAPGRDAAAYGGSKAALMQALRVAAVELGGDGIRVNAINADQVETPLFLRFVEERAAMRGITVAEQLEAYRKRNVMGVSLIPAESVADLAALLASERFRYTTGDILTVDGGLPEAFPR; translated from the coding sequence CGACTGGGCCAAGGTCGTTCTCGTCCCCGGACTCGGCATGATCACCGCGTCCCGCGACAAGCGAGGCGCCGTCACCGCCAACCTCTGCTACCGCGCCGTGCTCGAGACGATCGCGAACGCGGAGTCGCTCGGCGGTTTCCGGTTCATCCCCGAGTCGGACGTCTTCGAGTTCGAGCGGTGGCCCCTCGAGCGGCGGAAGGTCGACGAGCAGGACGCGAAGGAACGGAAGTCGCTGCTCCTTTCGCGCCATGTGGCGGTCGTGATCGGCGGCGGAAGCGGGATCGGCAGGGCCGCGGCCCGGCGCTTTGCCGAGGAGGGCGCGCATGTCGTGGTGGCCGATCTCGACGCCGCGGCCGCGGACGCGGTGGCGAAGGAGGTCGGAGCCTCCCACCCGGGGCGCGCGATCGGGGCGGCGCTCGACGTCCGCGACGATGCGAGCATCGCAACCCTGATTCGCCGGACCGTGCTGGAGTATGGCGGCCTGGACTCGCTCTTCTACACGGCCGGTCAAGCGCCGCGATTCGCCGGCGTCACCGACCTCCGGCGCGAGGACCTGCAGCGCCAGTTGGACGTCCATTACCTCGGCGCCGTCCTGGCCGTGGGCGCCGCGGCCTCGGTCCTGCGGCGCCAGCGGACCGGCGGCGCGATCGTCGCCTCGGTGTCGAAGGCGGCGATGGCGCCCGGCCGCGACGCCGCGGCCTACGGTGGCAGCAAGGCGGCGCTGATGCAGGCGCTCCGCGTCGCGGCCGTCGAGCTGGGCGGCGACGGCATCCGGGTGAACGCCATCAACGCCGACCAGGTCGAGACGCCCCTCTTCCTCCGGTTCGTGGAAGAGCGCGCCGCCATGCGCGGCATCACGGTCGCGGAACAGCTCGAGGCATACCGCAAGCGGAACGTCATGGGCGTCTCGCTCATTCCGGCCGAAAGCGTCGCCGATCTCGCCGCGCTGCTCGCGAGCGAGCGCTTCCGCTACACCACGGGCGACATCCTCACCGTCGACGGCGGTCTCCCGGAGGCGTTCCCCCGCTAG
- a CDS encoding SMP-30/gluconolactonase/LRE family protein encodes MRIRGFICFAVGLVLTAAMARAEEITVVSGVLGPEGPLFVDGNLYYVAWTSGTLSKWDGKTTTVLNSLPGCSHNGLALTKRKTFLLACTDEHGAILELDMKGTPLRRWDADDQGRKFDGGINDIVVTASGGAYATVFGPYQSVPTAVAGRILYLAPGGQQWVEVANDLNYANGIGISPDQRTLYVSETVGNCILKFAVNPDGSLGQRANFALLSRLTPNKNDSWWLGPDSMKIDGRGNMYVAQWFGGKILKIAPDGTLLHVFPIAAGDGTTNVAFGPGGKDLYVTVVKDPNDPQATGSIVRIPNVE; translated from the coding sequence ATGCGAATCCGTGGATTCATCTGCTTCGCTGTCGGCTTGGTTCTCACCGCGGCGATGGCACGTGCCGAAGAGATTACCGTCGTGAGTGGCGTGCTCGGGCCCGAAGGACCGCTATTCGTCGACGGGAATCTCTACTACGTGGCATGGACGTCGGGCACGCTGTCGAAGTGGGATGGCAAGACCACCACGGTCCTGAACTCGCTACCGGGCTGCAGCCACAATGGCCTCGCGCTCACCAAGCGGAAGACGTTCTTGCTCGCGTGCACCGACGAGCATGGCGCCATCCTCGAGCTCGACATGAAGGGCACCCCATTGCGCCGGTGGGACGCCGATGACCAAGGCCGCAAGTTCGATGGAGGCATCAACGATATCGTGGTCACGGCGAGCGGCGGCGCCTATGCCACCGTGTTCGGTCCCTATCAGAGCGTTCCGACGGCGGTGGCGGGCCGGATCCTGTACCTCGCTCCGGGCGGGCAGCAGTGGGTCGAGGTCGCGAACGATCTCAACTACGCCAACGGCATCGGCATCTCCCCGGACCAGAGGACGCTTTACGTCAGCGAGACCGTCGGGAACTGCATCCTGAAGTTCGCGGTCAACCCCGACGGCTCACTGGGTCAGCGCGCGAACTTCGCCCTGCTGAGTCGCCTGACGCCGAACAAGAACGACTCGTGGTGGCTGGGACCGGACAGCATGAAGATCGACGGCAGGGGCAATATGTACGTCGCCCAGTGGTTCGGCGGGAAAATCCTGAAGATCGCTCCCGACGGCACGCTGCTGCACGTGTTCCCGATTGCCGCGGGCGACGGCACGACCAATGTGGCGTTCGGCCCGGGCGGGAAAGACCTGTACGTCACGGTCGTGAAGGACCCGAATGACCCGCAGGCGACGGGCAGCATCGTGAGGATCCCGAACGTCGAGTAG